A genomic stretch from Oncorhynchus gorbuscha isolate QuinsamMale2020 ecotype Even-year linkage group LG20, OgorEven_v1.0, whole genome shotgun sequence includes:
- the LOC124007120 gene encoding general transcription factor 3C polypeptide 4-like isoform X1, producing MAACSPNRAPDRVAVGQLTEAERENDPWAALGPVVKRDPVIKLLSPVSGLEPLTWSEDHRISASSTSGISLMEVVCDVHGNKQDLVLHRTSIPVPDQVCELKVGPAEELLRAKDKFSSSSDPATSQSFMLDRVLNPTVGVHKGILYTSWSPLGCDANGRCLLASLTLDHRLTIHSSTKRLQWTMVADLTQLYGESLESRGYSVPGGQPPKANLLDLAELQRRYRMQTPVRMEWSSVCTTQHVQTNNECKDVGTVLLAVLMENGDLVVWQFCLPILGKDSVLSCNTIQSGVLSPSVLAWWEYEHSGRKMSGLIVGSKLGPVKILPVNLKAVKGYFTLRQPVVLWQESDQIPVHNIKCISLFHPKQNCNCSLVVAARGSYLFWCLLLISKAGLNVHNSHVTGLHSTPIVSMTASRQGSSIYTCSMDGTVKKLTPIFTDMAVAFKQEEIVLPEGLAGRRIHGMAVSPHGAYLALVSTEGMTNGQHPVSRPYQVQFVTLKTPNDAAAELLESPVQSLFKQTDLLDLVRWRVLRDKRIPALLQEELDDKVHNTGSPYLWRLKLFLVRVLYQSLQKAPVEARWRPTHEDSKVFVKDEEGGVVGEGGGGEEEVVSKLQDPEARALEEQTGEVIAWIEAVEAHLTREHMKRVLGEVYLHTWITENTSIPTRGVCDFLTSDPTYEDRAAQVLIGHIQKKMNKQTFPEYCSLCKEVLPFTDRKQAVCSNGHMWLRCVLSYQACQTLAYRRCLLQDSIARLPVPEDPDWIKRILQGPCTFCDSPLL from the exons ATGGCCGCTTGCAGCCCAAATCGCGCTCCGGATAGGGTAGCGGTAGGACAACTTACCGAAGCCGAACGGGAGAATGATCCCTGGGCAGCACTCGGGCCAGTCGTGAAGAGGGATCCGGTGATAAAGCTACTGAGTCCGGTCAGCGGCCTGGAGCCGCTCACGTGGTCTGAGGACCACCGAATCTCGGCCTCTAGCACAAGTGGTATTTCTTTGATGGAGGTTGTGTGCGATGTTCACGGCAATAAGCAAGACTTGGTGTTGCACCGGACCTCCATTCCCGTGCCGGACCAAGTCTGTGAACTGAAG gTAGGTCCAGCAGAAGAGCTGTTGAGGGCCAAAGACAAGTTCTCCAGCTCCAGTGACCCTGCGACGAGCCAGTCCTTCATGCTGGACAGAGTGCTCAACCCCACCGTGGGCGTCCACAAGGGCATCCTGTACACCAGCTGGTCCCCCCTGGGCTGTGACGCCAATGGCCGGTGCCTCCTAGCCTCCCTCACCCTGGACCACCGGCTGACCATCCACAGCAGCACCAAGCGTCTACAGTGGACTATGGTAGCTGACCTGACCCAGCTGTATGGAGAGAGCCTGGAGAGCAGAGGCTACTCCGTGCCGGGTGGGCAGCCCCCCAAGGCTAACCTCCTGGACCTGGCTGAGCTTCAGAGGCGCTACCGCATGCAGACCCCTGTACGGATGGAGTGGTCCAGTGTGTGCACCACGCAGCACGTCCAGACCAACAACGAGTGTAAAGACGTGGGAACGGTGCTGCTGGCCGTGCTGATGGAGAACGGAGACCTGGTGGTGTGGCAGTTTTGCCTGCCCATTCTGGGGAAGGACTCTGTGTTGTcctgtaacaccatccagtctgggGTGTTGTCCCCCAGCGTGCTGGCTTGGTGGGAGTACGAGCACAGCGGGCGCAAGATGAGCGGCCTGATCGTGGGCAGCAAGTTAGGGCCCGTCAAGATCCTACCCGTCAACTTGAAGGCGGTGAAGGGCTACTTCACCCTGCGCCAGCCAGTGGTCCTCTGGCAGGAGTCAGACCAGATCCCTGTACACAACATCAAGTGTATCTCCCTGTTCCACCCCAAACAGAACTGTAACTGTAGCCTGGTGGTGGCGGCCAGGGGCTCCTACCTCTTCTGGTGCCTGCTGCTCATCTCTAAGGCGGGCCTCAACGTGCACAACTCACACGTCACGGGCCTGCACTCCACCCCCATCGTCTCCATGACAGCCAGCCGCCAGGGCAGCTCCATCTACACCTGTTCCATGGACGGGACGGTCAAGAAGCTCACACCCATCTTTACTGATATGGCCGTGGCCTTTAAGCAGGAGGAGATCGTGCTGCCAGAGGGTTTGGCAGGTCGGAGGATACACGGCATGGCGGTCAGCCCCCACGGGGCGTACCTGGCCCTGGTCAGTACTGAGGGGATGACCAATGGTCAGCACCCGGTCTCTAGGCCCTACCAGGTCCAGTTTGTGACCCTGAAGACACCCAATGACGCGGCGGCAGAGTTGCTGGAGTCCCCGGTCCAGAGCCTGTTCAAACAGACTGACCTGCTGGACCTGGTGCGCTGGAGGGTGCTGAGGGACAAACGCATCCCGGCCCTGCTGCAGGAGGAGTTGGACGACAAGGTACACAACACAGGCTCCCCCTACTTGTGGAGGTTAAAACTCTTCCTGGTGCGCGTGCTCTACCAGTCCCTGCAGAAGGCCCCTGTGGAGGCACGTTGGCGCCCCACACACGAGGATTCCAAGGTGTTTGTGAAGGATGAGGAGGGGGGCGTcgtgggagagggtggaggaggggaagaggaggtggtgTCGAAGCTGCAGGACCCAGAGGCCCGGGCGTTGGAGGAGCAGACGGGGGAGGTGATAGCTTGGATCGAGGCGGTGGAGGCCCACCTGACCAGGGAGCACATGAAGAGGGTTCTGGGGGAGGTGTACCTTCACACCTGGATCACTGAGAACACCAGTATCCCCACGCGGGGTGTCTGTGACTTCCTCACCAGCGACCCCACGTATGAGGACAGGGCTGCACAG GTCCTGATAGGTCACATCCAGAAGAAGATGAACAAGCAGACATTCCCTGAGTACTGTAGTCTGTGTAAGGAGGTGCTGCCTTTCACAGACCGCAAGCAGGCTGTCTGCTCCAACGGACACATGTGGCTCAG gtgtgtgttgtcctaccaggcgtGCCAGACACTCGCGTACAGACGCTGCCTGCTGCAGGATAGCATCGCCAGACTGCCAGTGCCTGAGG ACCCAGACTGGATCAAGAGGATACTGCAGGGTCCTTGTACATTCTGCGACTCCCCCCTCCTCTAG
- the LOC124007120 gene encoding general transcription factor 3C polypeptide 4-like isoform X2 — MWQRLSGRVGPAEELLRAKDKFSSSSDPATSQSFMLDRVLNPTVGVHKGILYTSWSPLGCDANGRCLLASLTLDHRLTIHSSTKRLQWTMVADLTQLYGESLESRGYSVPGGQPPKANLLDLAELQRRYRMQTPVRMEWSSVCTTQHVQTNNECKDVGTVLLAVLMENGDLVVWQFCLPILGKDSVLSCNTIQSGVLSPSVLAWWEYEHSGRKMSGLIVGSKLGPVKILPVNLKAVKGYFTLRQPVVLWQESDQIPVHNIKCISLFHPKQNCNCSLVVAARGSYLFWCLLLISKAGLNVHNSHVTGLHSTPIVSMTASRQGSSIYTCSMDGTVKKLTPIFTDMAVAFKQEEIVLPEGLAGRRIHGMAVSPHGAYLALVSTEGMTNGQHPVSRPYQVQFVTLKTPNDAAAELLESPVQSLFKQTDLLDLVRWRVLRDKRIPALLQEELDDKVHNTGSPYLWRLKLFLVRVLYQSLQKAPVEARWRPTHEDSKVFVKDEEGGVVGEGGGGEEEVVSKLQDPEARALEEQTGEVIAWIEAVEAHLTREHMKRVLGEVYLHTWITENTSIPTRGVCDFLTSDPTYEDRAAQVLIGHIQKKMNKQTFPEYCSLCKEVLPFTDRKQAVCSNGHMWLRCVLSYQACQTLAYRRCLLQDSIARLPVPEDPDWIKRILQGPCTFCDSPLL, encoded by the exons ATGTGGCAACGTCTGAGTGGTCGG gTAGGTCCAGCAGAAGAGCTGTTGAGGGCCAAAGACAAGTTCTCCAGCTCCAGTGACCCTGCGACGAGCCAGTCCTTCATGCTGGACAGAGTGCTCAACCCCACCGTGGGCGTCCACAAGGGCATCCTGTACACCAGCTGGTCCCCCCTGGGCTGTGACGCCAATGGCCGGTGCCTCCTAGCCTCCCTCACCCTGGACCACCGGCTGACCATCCACAGCAGCACCAAGCGTCTACAGTGGACTATGGTAGCTGACCTGACCCAGCTGTATGGAGAGAGCCTGGAGAGCAGAGGCTACTCCGTGCCGGGTGGGCAGCCCCCCAAGGCTAACCTCCTGGACCTGGCTGAGCTTCAGAGGCGCTACCGCATGCAGACCCCTGTACGGATGGAGTGGTCCAGTGTGTGCACCACGCAGCACGTCCAGACCAACAACGAGTGTAAAGACGTGGGAACGGTGCTGCTGGCCGTGCTGATGGAGAACGGAGACCTGGTGGTGTGGCAGTTTTGCCTGCCCATTCTGGGGAAGGACTCTGTGTTGTcctgtaacaccatccagtctgggGTGTTGTCCCCCAGCGTGCTGGCTTGGTGGGAGTACGAGCACAGCGGGCGCAAGATGAGCGGCCTGATCGTGGGCAGCAAGTTAGGGCCCGTCAAGATCCTACCCGTCAACTTGAAGGCGGTGAAGGGCTACTTCACCCTGCGCCAGCCAGTGGTCCTCTGGCAGGAGTCAGACCAGATCCCTGTACACAACATCAAGTGTATCTCCCTGTTCCACCCCAAACAGAACTGTAACTGTAGCCTGGTGGTGGCGGCCAGGGGCTCCTACCTCTTCTGGTGCCTGCTGCTCATCTCTAAGGCGGGCCTCAACGTGCACAACTCACACGTCACGGGCCTGCACTCCACCCCCATCGTCTCCATGACAGCCAGCCGCCAGGGCAGCTCCATCTACACCTGTTCCATGGACGGGACGGTCAAGAAGCTCACACCCATCTTTACTGATATGGCCGTGGCCTTTAAGCAGGAGGAGATCGTGCTGCCAGAGGGTTTGGCAGGTCGGAGGATACACGGCATGGCGGTCAGCCCCCACGGGGCGTACCTGGCCCTGGTCAGTACTGAGGGGATGACCAATGGTCAGCACCCGGTCTCTAGGCCCTACCAGGTCCAGTTTGTGACCCTGAAGACACCCAATGACGCGGCGGCAGAGTTGCTGGAGTCCCCGGTCCAGAGCCTGTTCAAACAGACTGACCTGCTGGACCTGGTGCGCTGGAGGGTGCTGAGGGACAAACGCATCCCGGCCCTGCTGCAGGAGGAGTTGGACGACAAGGTACACAACACAGGCTCCCCCTACTTGTGGAGGTTAAAACTCTTCCTGGTGCGCGTGCTCTACCAGTCCCTGCAGAAGGCCCCTGTGGAGGCACGTTGGCGCCCCACACACGAGGATTCCAAGGTGTTTGTGAAGGATGAGGAGGGGGGCGTcgtgggagagggtggaggaggggaagaggaggtggtgTCGAAGCTGCAGGACCCAGAGGCCCGGGCGTTGGAGGAGCAGACGGGGGAGGTGATAGCTTGGATCGAGGCGGTGGAGGCCCACCTGACCAGGGAGCACATGAAGAGGGTTCTGGGGGAGGTGTACCTTCACACCTGGATCACTGAGAACACCAGTATCCCCACGCGGGGTGTCTGTGACTTCCTCACCAGCGACCCCACGTATGAGGACAGGGCTGCACAG GTCCTGATAGGTCACATCCAGAAGAAGATGAACAAGCAGACATTCCCTGAGTACTGTAGTCTGTGTAAGGAGGTGCTGCCTTTCACAGACCGCAAGCAGGCTGTCTGCTCCAACGGACACATGTGGCTCAG gtgtgtgttgtcctaccaggcgtGCCAGACACTCGCGTACAGACGCTGCCTGCTGCAGGATAGCATCGCCAGACTGCCAGTGCCTGAGG ACCCAGACTGGATCAAGAGGATACTGCAGGGTCCTTGTACATTCTGCGACTCCCCCCTCCTCTAG
- the LOC124007443 gene encoding barH-like 1 homeobox protein, with protein MEASTNGSSFGIDSLLSHRPGSPVMSKGDSLVGECRSPLEFSPRSDLESGCSSPRSPRRECLDEASQRQGHAIGLPLHLQQGQISAGSQPRTVTSSFLIRDILADCKPLAACAPYSSNGLPTQETGRLASKLAEDFMDKIHSNSSSDSEYKVKEEGGREISSSRDSPHHIRLKKPRKARTAFTDHQLAQLERSFERQKYLSVQDRMELAASLNLTDTQVKTWYQNRRTKWKRQTAVGLELLAEAGNYSALQRMFPSPYFYPQSLMSNLDPGAALYLYRGPSAPPPALQRPLVPRILLHGLQGGSEPPPLPLLSGVLPRPTQQR; from the exons ATGGAGGCATCCACCAACGGGTCCAGCTTTGGGATCGACTCTTTACTTTCCCACAGACCTGGAAGTCCGGTCATGTCGAAAGGGGACAGTTTGGTGGGAGAGTGCCGGTCACCGTTGGAGTTCAGCCCGAGGTCAGACCTAGAGAGCGGCTGCTCCTCTCCCCGGTCGCCGAGGAGGGAGTGTCTGGATGAGGCATCGCAGAGGCAAGGTCACGCTATCGGGCTGCCGCTTCATCTCCAACAAGGACAGATCTCCGCCGGGTCACAGCCGCGGACCGTCACCTCTTCCTTTCTGATCAGAGATATTCTAGCTGACTGCAAACCGCTGGCCGCCTGCGCCCCATATTCCAGTAATGGCCTGCCAACTCAAGAAACGGGGCGACTTGCCTCCAAGCTCGCAGAGGACTTCATGGACAAAATCCATAGCAACTCGTCGTCAGACAGCGAATACAAAG TGAAAGAGGAAGGAGGCCGAGAGATCTCGAGTAGTAGGGACAGTCCGCATCACATTCGGCTGAAGAAACCCAGGAAGGCGCGAACAGCCTTCACCGACCACCAGCTGGCCCAGCTCGAGCGCAGCTTCGAACGGCAGAAGTACCTGAGCGTGCAAGATCGAATGGAGCTGGCTGCTTCCCTCaacctcacagacacacaggtcaAAACCTGGTACCAGAACAGGAG AACAAAGTGGAAGAGGCAGACAGCGGTTGGACTGGAACTGTTAGCGGAGGCTGGAAATTACTCTGCTCTTCAGAGAATGTTTCCTTCGCCCTATTTCTACCCTCAAAGCCTGATGTCCAACCTGGACCCGGGGGCGGCGCTCTACCTATACAGAGGACCCTCGGCGCCTCCTCCCGCTCTGCAACGACCTCTCGTTCCGCGGATTCTTCTCCACGGTCTGCAGGGGGGTAGTGAACCACCcccactcccccttctctccggTGTGCTTCCCCGGCCAACACAGCAGCGGTGA